Genomic segment of Candidatus Eremiobacterota bacterium:
GCTTTACAGCGAGCTTATTCTTGACGAGCTGAAGGAAGAGCCTGTGAATGCAGAGAACGCCCTTGAGAACATGGAAAAGCTCACAAGAAATGTGAGCCGCTGCAAGGCCATAGTGAAAGGTCTGCTTGATTTCGCGAGGCAGACGGAGCCTGAGCTCGTGATGGCCGATATAAATGAAGTCCTTAATAAGACCTTTTCCCTTATAGAGCATCAGCCCATATTCCACGACGTGAAGGTGGTGAAAGAATTTAAAGCTTCGCTGCCCAAGATAGGAATTGACAGGAACCAGGTACAGCAGGTCTTCACAAATATCATTCTAAATGCAGCGGAAGCCATGGCAAAGGGAGGAATTCTGACAGTAAAGAGCAAATTATCCCAGGACGGGAATTCGCTTGAGGTGGAATTTACCGATACAGGATGCGGGATTCCGGAAGAAATCATAAAGAAGGTTTTTGATCCCTTTTTTACCACCAAGGAAACGGGCAAGGGAACAGGTCTCGGCCTTTCCATAAGTTACGGAATCATCCAGAAGCATAACGGTGATATCCAGGTAAAGAGCATCCCGGGGGAAGGCACGACCTTTACCGTGATACTGCCCATGGAGCAATGAAGCGGCGCCCCTCTTACCGGTGCACGAACCTCGCCCGGAAACGGCGGATTGGCTGCAGAACGCCATTAATACCAGTAATGAAAGGATGGGAGTTATGGAGGCAAAAAAAAACATTCTGATCATCGATGATGATCCCGATTATGTTGAGGCAATAAAGCTGATCCTGGAAGGCGACGGCTATCACGTGGATTTTTCCAATGACACGGAAAGCGGTTACAAGAAACTGATGGACAGCACCCCTCACCTGCTTGTGCTTGATATCATGATGGGAAAGGGGGCAGAGGGAATAATTTTTGCCCGCAAGATGAGAAAAGAGGAAAAGCTGAAGGAACTGCCCGTC
This window contains:
- a CDS encoding response regulator encodes the protein MEAKKNILIIDDDPDYVEAIKLILEGDGYHVDFSNDTESGYKKLMDSTPHLLVLDIMMGKGAEGIIFARKMRKEEKLKELPVLMITSIREQTGFFFPGQAAHPFYLPVDELVEKPIDAKVLLQKVETLLGK